The Panicum virgatum strain AP13 chromosome 5K, P.virgatum_v5, whole genome shotgun sequence genome has a window encoding:
- the LOC120710433 gene encoding uncharacterized protein LOC120710433 isoform X1 yields the protein MQVTGIGRGTGRADQIGDFIPFAHLIISLHLVSDLDVLFCAETSASHEIGIWWCMSESETLAAHGVKSADSESDSDERSFVDSGRISTRGKSAHGSKKQDVGSIVF from the exons ATGCAAGTAACTGGAATCGGGAGGGGTACTGGAAGGGCAGATCAGATAGGTGACTTCATTCCCTTCGCACATCTAATAATCTCTCTCCATCTCGTCTCTGATTTGGATGTTTTGTTTTGTGCAGAGACATCAGCATCTCACGAGATTGGAATATGGTGGTGCATGTCAGAATCAG AGACATTAGCAGCTCATGGGGTGAAAAGTGCAGATTCTGAATCAG ATTCCGATGAAAGGAGCTTTGTTGACAGTGGAAGGATCTCTACTAGAGGAAAAAGCGCACATG GTTCAAAGAAACAGGACGTGGGCTCGATTGTTTTCTGA
- the LOC120705759 gene encoding glutamine--tRNA ligase-like has product MGTGGDGEKSAPALPLEALLALGLDQRTAENALVNSKVTANLAAVIAEAGIKECDKSVGNLLYAVATKYPTNALVHRPVLIKYVLSTKIKNPAQLDGALSFLSNTGPDSLDVKKFEEACGVGVVVSIEEIKSTVTDVLEENMEAIKEQRYHINVGTLCGQVRKRHPWGDAKAIKEEIDNRLAEILGPKTEADNIKPVKKKKEKPAKVEEKKDAVATSAPPSEEELNPYTIFPQPEENFKVHTEIFFSSGNIWRAHNTKEILEKHLKATGGKVMTRFPPEPNGYLHIGHAKAMFIDFGLAKERNGHCYLRFDDTNPEAEKKEYIDHIQEIVHWMGWEPYKVTYTSDYFQALYEHAIELIRKGLAYVDHQTAEEIKEYRDKKMNSPWRDRPIEESLKLFEDMRRGLIAEGAATLRMKQDMQNENKNMSDLIAYRIKFTPHPHAGDKWCIYPSYDYAHCMVDSLENITHSLCTLEFDIRRPSYYWLLVALGLYQPYVWEYSRLNISNTVMSKRKLNRLVTEKWVDGWDDPRLLTLAGLRRRGVSSTAINSFIRGIGITRSDNSLIRVDRLEYHIREELNKTAPRTMVVLRPLKVVITNLEEGKVLDLDGKMWPDASDTDASSHYKVPFSRTVYIEKTDFRLKDSKDYYGLAPGKSVMLRYAFPIKCTDVIYGDSPDDIVEIRAEYDPLKTSKLKGVLHWVAEPTPGVEPLKVEVRLFEKLFMSENPAELEDWLGDLNPNSKEVIKDAYAVPSLATAVLGDKFQFERLGYFAVDTDSTPEKLVFNRTVTLRDSFGKSGPK; this is encoded by the exons atgggCACCGGGGGAGATGGGGAGAAGTCGGCGCCCGCGCTGCCGCTGGAGGCGCTGCTGGCGCTCGGGCTCGACCAGCGCACCGCGGAGAACGCGCTCGTCAACAGCAAGGTCACCgccaacctcgccgccgtcaTAGCCGAG GCTGGTATAAAGGAATGTGACAAATCAGTTGGCAATCTTCTCTATGCA GTTGCCACTAAGTACCCAACTAATGCACTTGTTCATCGTCCTGTCCTTATTAAATATGTCTTGTCAACAAAG ATAAAGAACCCTGCACAACTAGATGGTGCTCTATCATTTCTTTCTAATACTGGTCCTGATTCTCTGGATGTCAAGAAGTTTGAAGAAGCATGTGGTGTAG GTGTGGTTGTTTCTATTGAGGAGATTAAGTCAACTGTTACTGATGTACTTGAGGAGAATATGGAAGCTATAAAGGAGCAGCGGTATCACATAAATG TTGGTACCCTATGTGGACAGGTTAGGAAGAGACACCCGTGGGGTGATGCTAAGGCAATAAAG GAGGAAATTGACAACAGGCTTGCAGAAATACTAGGCCCGAAGACAGAAGCTGACAATATAAAACCAgtgaaaaagaagaaggaaaaaccGGCAAAAGTTGAG GAGAAAAAAGATGCAGTTGCCACTTCTGCTCCACCATCTGAGGAGGAATTGAACCCATATACTATATTTCCCCAGCCAGAAGAGAACTTTAAG GTTCATACAGAAATATTTTTCAGCAGTGGAAATATATGGAGAGCACATAACACAAAAGAAATTTTAGAAAAACATCTGAAGGCAACTGGAGGAAAAGTGATGACCCGTTTCCCACCAGAACCTAATGGATATCTACATATTGGTCATGCCAAG GCCATGTTTATTGATTTTGGGCTGGCGAAGGAGCGAAATGGTCACTGCTACCTTAG GTTTGATGACACAAATCCAGAAGCTGAAAAGAAAGAGTATATAGATCACATTCAGGAAATTGTCCATTGGATGGGATGGGAGCCCTACAAAGTAACATACACGAGTGACTATTTCCAAGCTTTGTATGAGCATGCTATTGAGTTAATACGGAAAGGGCTAGCCTATGTGGACCACCAG ACTGCTGAAGAAATCAAGGAGTATAGGGATAAGAAGATGAATAGTCCATGGAGGGATAGGCCAATTGAAGAGTCACTGAAATTGTTTGAAGACATGAGGCGTGGGTTGATTGCTGAGGGCGCAGCAACTCTCCGAATGAAGCAGGACATGCAGAATGAGAACAAAAATATGTCTGACTTAATAGCATATAGAATAAAA TTCACCCCTCATCCACATGCTGGCGACAAGTGGTGTATCTATCCAAGTTATGACTACGCTCATTGCATGGTGGATTCTCTTGAAAACATCACACATTCG TTGTGCACGCTTGAGTTTGACATACGTCGCCCTTCATACTACTGGCTACTTGTTGCCTTGGGCCTCTATCAGCCATATGTGTGGGAATATTCAAGGCTAAACATATCAAATACTGTGATGTCTAAAAGAAAG TTGAATCGACTTGTGACAGAGAAATGGGTAGATGGGTGGGATGATCCCCGTTTGTTGACATTGGCCGGACTCCGGCGACGGGGAGTATCATCAACTGCGATTAATTCGTTTATCCGTGGAATTGGGATAACAAGAAG TGACAATAGCTTAATTCGAGTTGACCGCCTGGAATATCACATCAGGGAAGAGCTTAACAAAACAGCTCCCCGAACGATGGTTGTTTTGCGCCCTCTAAAG GTTGTAATAACCAACTTGGAAGAAGGAAAAGTACTGGATCTAGATGGGAAAATGTGGCCTGATGCTTCTGATACTGATGCTTCCTCCCACTATAAG GTTCCTTTCTCAAGAACTGTCTACATTGAGAAAACTGATTTTCGCCTAAAGGACTCGAAAGATTACTATGGTCTAGCCCCTGGTAAATCTGTCATGCTAAG GTATGCATTCCCCATAAAATGCACAGATGTTATCTATGGTGATAGTCCTGATGATATTGTCGAAATTCGAGCTGAATATGACCCTTTGAAGACTTCTAAACTTAAG GGTGTTCTGCACTGGGTTGCTGAGCCGACACCTGGCGTCGAACCGTTAAAGGTGGAAGTTAGATTGTTCGAGAAGCTGTTCATGTCAGAG AATCCCGCTGAATTGGAGGATTGGCTGGGGGATCTTAACCCGAACTCAAAAGAGGTGATAAAGGATGCTTATGCTGTACCGTCACTTGCCACTGCAGTTCTGGGTGACAAGTTCCAGTTTGAGCGCCTTG GCTACTTTGCTGTGGATACCGACTCCACGCCGGAGAAGCTTGTGTTCAACAGAACAGTTACCCTCCGTGATTCGTTTGGGAAGTCTGGACCCAAGTGA
- the LOC120710433 gene encoding uncharacterized protein LOC120710433 isoform X2, producing the protein MQVTGIGRGTGRADQIASHEIGIWWCMSESETLAAHGVKSADSESDSDERSFVDSGRISTRGKSAHGSKKQDVGSIVF; encoded by the exons ATGCAAGTAACTGGAATCGGGAGGGGTACTGGAAGGGCAGATCAGATAG CATCTCACGAGATTGGAATATGGTGGTGCATGTCAGAATCAG AGACATTAGCAGCTCATGGGGTGAAAAGTGCAGATTCTGAATCAG ATTCCGATGAAAGGAGCTTTGTTGACAGTGGAAGGATCTCTACTAGAGGAAAAAGCGCACATG GTTCAAAGAAACAGGACGTGGGCTCGATTGTTTTCTGA
- the LOC120705761 gene encoding uncharacterized protein LOC120705761 — protein MAMAQAGLRAALFIGAGVVGAGTTKVAVILAELQGSAREKGADAAGSGEAVADATAEALQSQIAMLASDVRQLASNNNAVIQMDMGNGGVGSALILPVVAVGAVSYCYMWWNGITFSGLMYVTKRNMANAVASMTKHLDQVQGSLAAAKKHLSQRIQHVDDKLEQQKEISGQIKDQVTGAKLKIKSIGSDMDKIKNMVVGLDEKMDSIEAKQNYSCAAVDYLCKFIEQRGEKLPERLEGLQRTVRRIGYNSSELPGLGFGQLLAIESASPGSERMLRSTGISSARLILP, from the exons ATGGCGATGGCGCAGGCCGGCCTGAGAGCCGCCCTCTTCATCGGCGCCG GGGTGGTCGGCGCCGGCACCACCAAAGTCGCCGTAATCCTCGCCGAGCTTCAG GGGTCTGCGCGCGAGAAGGGGGCGGACGCGGCGGGATCGGGGGAAGCCGTTGCCGACGCCACTGCT GAGGCTTTGCAGTCCCAAATTGCTATGCTGGCTAGCGATGTTCGTCAACTAGCGTCAAATAATAACGCTGTTATTCAGATGGATATGGGCAACGGCGGAG TCGGATCAGCTTTGATATTACCTGTTGTGGCTGTTGGTGCAGTCAGCTACTGTTACATGTGGTGGAAT GGTATCACCTTCTCTGGCCTTATGTATGTCACCAAGCGCAATATGGCTAATGCTGTTGCAAGTATGACTAAGCATCTGGATCAAGTGCAGGGCTCTCTTGCT GCCGCTAAAAAGCACTTGTCCCAGCGCATTCAGCATGTGGATGATAAATTGGAGCAGCAGAAGGAGATTTCTGGCCAGATAAAAGATCAG GTTACTGGTGCAAAGTTGAAAATCAAGAGCATTGGATCAGACatggataaaataaaaaatatggtCGTCGGTCTG GATGAAAAGATGGATTCAATTGAAGCAAAACAG AACTATTCATGTGCGGCCGTGGATTATCTCTGCAAATTCATAGAACAAAGGGGTGAGAAGCTGCCAGAACGCTTG GAAGGATTGCAACGAACAGTAAGGCGAATAGGATACAACAGCTCAGAGTTGCCG GGTCTGGGGTTCGGGCAACTGCTGGCGATAGAATCAGCGAGCCCTGGATCAGAAAGAATGCTTCGGTCAACGGGCATCAGCTCGGCACGTCTGATCCTGCCTTAG